From the genome of Bombus pascuorum chromosome 2, iyBomPasc1.1, whole genome shotgun sequence, one region includes:
- the LOC132916472 gene encoding suppressor APC domain-containing protein 2 isoform X2, which translates to MAQIQTSSADGLPKHFVTAMRTLFDIMDDQNTGFVKFSDIEGRWQDDGTQGLPKGVLDSLKKVTPSNGLLSFERFCTGLKICLLQIQTDGDSKKHDGQPNRPPSAPILIPDNQNKTTWTSPNTATIRPNNAISQQRTLSMPQLLAGRKDVNHTHLELMDGRSGPELKLNKAYGPPKPPRMGAALEARTINSERNFDKSEIRTVLQNWQMGLLMNDDKAIEKRQLPTVNYRSDTRTLLRPTRVLGDGKAVELQNNQVGLQPKKPLNRRREPRRHTLQNGIDYNMMKRMKQIEQEKDVLLQGLAAVDKAREWYLKQISATQEKIKHLGRMGSHVEQWTEAQQERLELQRARVLEVNRHLAALISSWERGGLPLHMNLAFLSTPTSTQLQQDILSRLKQQNHRLTEEVSKKSQRIALLEQEKDNLVRELYNRQSGIVQSRRATMIHEQHDQTFM; encoded by the exons ATGGCACAAATACAAACTTCGAGCGCGGATGGACTACCAAAGCACTTTGTCACCGCTATGCGTACACTTTTTGATATAATGGATGACCAAAATACAGggtttgtaaaattttctgaTATTGAAGGCAGATGGCAAGATGATGGAACGCAAGGTCTACCAAAAGGTGTTTTAGACAGCCTTAAAAAAGTCACTCCATCTAATGGATTATTGTCTTTTGAAAGATTTTGTACAGGACTCAAGATATGTTTGCTACAAATTCAAACAGATGGTGACTCTAAAAAACATGATGGTCAACCAAATAGACCACCATCTGCTCCAATACTTATACCtgataatcaaaataaaacaacatGGACATCTCCAAATACAGCAACTATTAGGCCAAATAATGCTATATCACAGCAACGTACCTTAAGCATGCCACAGTTATTAGCTGGTCGAAAAGATGTTAATCATACACACTTAGAATTAATGGATGGTAGAAGTGGTCCTGAATTGAAGCTAAATAAGGCATATGGGCCTCCTAAACCTCCACGGATGGGTGCTGCATTAGAAGCTAGAACTATTAATTCGGAAAGAAATTTTGACAAATCTGAAATTCGAACTGTATTACAAAATTGGCAGATGGGTTTGTTAATGAATGATGATAAAGCTATAGAAAAAAGACAATTACCAACGGTAAATTATAGATCTGACACTAGAACATTATTAAGACCAACCAGAGTATTGGGAGATGGTAAAGCAGTTGAATTGCAAAATAATCAAGTTGGCTTACAGCCTAAGAAACCATTAAATAGACGCAGAGAACCTAGGCGTCATACGTTGCAGAATGGTATTGATTACAATATG AtgaaaagaatgaaacagaTTGAACAAGAGAAAGATGTATTACTTCAAGGTCTAGCTGCAGTTGATAAAGCTAGAGAATGgtatttgaaacaaatatctgCTACTcaggaaaaaattaaacaccTTGGGCGTATGGGATCTCATGTG gAACAATGGACAGAGGCACAGCAAGAACGTTTAGAATTACAACGTGCTCGTGTCTTAGAAGTCAACAGACACTTAGCTGCACTAATAAGTAGTTGGGAACGTGGTGGACTTCCTCTTCACATGAATCTTGCATTTCTTAGCACTCCTACATCGACCCAACTTCAGCAAGATATATTATCTAGGTTAAAGCAACAGAATCATAGACTAACAGag GAAGTCAGTAAAAAAAGCCAACGGATAGCATTACTTGAACAAGAAAAGGACAACTTGGTACGAGAATTGTATAATAGACAAAGTGGTATAGTTCAATCTAGAAGAGCGACAATGATTCATGAACAACATGATCAAACATTCATGTAA
- the LOC132916472 gene encoding suppressor APC domain-containing protein 2 isoform X1 — translation MAQIQTSSADGLPKHFVTAMRTLFDIMDDQNTGFVKFSDIEGRWQDDGTQGLPKGVLDSLKKVTPSNGLLSFERFCTGLKICLLQIQTDGDSKKHDGQPNRPPSAPILIPDNQNKTTWTSPNTATIRPNNAISQQRTLSMPQLLAGRKDVNHTHLELMDGRSGPELKLNKAYGPPKPPRMGAALEARTINSERNFDKSEIRTVLQNWQMGLLMNDDKAIEKRQLPTVNYRSDTRTLLRPTRVLGDGKAVELQNNQVGLQPKKPLNRRREPRRHTLQNGIDYNMMKRMKQIEQEKDVLLQGLAAVDKAREWYLKQISATQEKIKHLGRMGSHVEQWTEAQQERLELQRARVLEVNRHLAALISSWERGGLPLHMNLAFLSTPTSTQLQQDILSRLKQQNHRLTEEVSKKSQRIALLEQEKDNLVRELYNRQSGIVQSRRATMIHEQHDQTFII, via the exons ATGGCACAAATACAAACTTCGAGCGCGGATGGACTACCAAAGCACTTTGTCACCGCTATGCGTACACTTTTTGATATAATGGATGACCAAAATACAGggtttgtaaaattttctgaTATTGAAGGCAGATGGCAAGATGATGGAACGCAAGGTCTACCAAAAGGTGTTTTAGACAGCCTTAAAAAAGTCACTCCATCTAATGGATTATTGTCTTTTGAAAGATTTTGTACAGGACTCAAGATATGTTTGCTACAAATTCAAACAGATGGTGACTCTAAAAAACATGATGGTCAACCAAATAGACCACCATCTGCTCCAATACTTATACCtgataatcaaaataaaacaacatGGACATCTCCAAATACAGCAACTATTAGGCCAAATAATGCTATATCACAGCAACGTACCTTAAGCATGCCACAGTTATTAGCTGGTCGAAAAGATGTTAATCATACACACTTAGAATTAATGGATGGTAGAAGTGGTCCTGAATTGAAGCTAAATAAGGCATATGGGCCTCCTAAACCTCCACGGATGGGTGCTGCATTAGAAGCTAGAACTATTAATTCGGAAAGAAATTTTGACAAATCTGAAATTCGAACTGTATTACAAAATTGGCAGATGGGTTTGTTAATGAATGATGATAAAGCTATAGAAAAAAGACAATTACCAACGGTAAATTATAGATCTGACACTAGAACATTATTAAGACCAACCAGAGTATTGGGAGATGGTAAAGCAGTTGAATTGCAAAATAATCAAGTTGGCTTACAGCCTAAGAAACCATTAAATAGACGCAGAGAACCTAGGCGTCATACGTTGCAGAATGGTATTGATTACAATATG AtgaaaagaatgaaacagaTTGAACAAGAGAAAGATGTATTACTTCAAGGTCTAGCTGCAGTTGATAAAGCTAGAGAATGgtatttgaaacaaatatctgCTACTcaggaaaaaattaaacaccTTGGGCGTATGGGATCTCATGTG gAACAATGGACAGAGGCACAGCAAGAACGTTTAGAATTACAACGTGCTCGTGTCTTAGAAGTCAACAGACACTTAGCTGCACTAATAAGTAGTTGGGAACGTGGTGGACTTCCTCTTCACATGAATCTTGCATTTCTTAGCACTCCTACATCGACCCAACTTCAGCAAGATATATTATCTAGGTTAAAGCAACAGAATCATAGACTAACAGag GAAGTCAGTAAAAAAAGCCAACGGATAGCATTACTTGAACAAGAAAAGGACAACTTGGTACGAGAATTGTATAATAGACAAAGTGGTATAGTTCAATCTAGAAGAGCGACAATGATTCATGAACAACATGATCAAACATTCAT aatataa
- the LOC132916462 gene encoding cold shock domain-containing protein E1, translating to MSKNPQWKTFQPPIMNSDPAILDYKSMTIPSPKVITGTHQPTTNIYRNGTNHSGDHYMMDSPPGNGKNSIQYAGYPNTKMSRNEVTRFPFGTFTGMEGSTGYTEEPTTNNSTYQDQFENQGPRETGIIEKLLHSYGFIQCCERQARLFFHFSQFSGNIEHLKIGDPVEFEMTYDRRTGKPIASIVSKIAPEVVLNEERVLGNVTTELHTNGDTQGRISYENRGECFFLPYTKDDVEGNVTLRAGDRVSFQIAETQRGNLGACHVRLENPTRPVRYRGVVCSMKENFGFIERADVVKEIFFHFSEAKSMKEELRLGDDVEFIIQIRNGKEVACNITKLPPGSIVFEEVSNEVVKGQVLKPLERGTAARHQNDPLPGRIRYRDTHHSEVEIPFGDKDQKGDFTLRHGDWVQFRIATDTRDQLKRATEILLLSESFTVSGERREQGIIVALKDGFGFIRCVDRDTRLFFHFNEVLDVDREISVGDEVEFTVIQDPSSSFSNNRQSAIRLKHLPAGTVQFETIIEKDLLGTIIQGINGVVPGLIGYTKENQQKSVIFFSKDCDPKNIPRLGDKVQFSICQVKRNKELVAVNISLVNSSGEKTQNGNKKLNDQVCQGFIAALKDGFGFIETVNHDKEIFFHFSNFEGDVGALEVGADIECTISSGNSRGNGGCVAAEYVTLLPRGSIPRPTPVSEVLDGTVIRPLRSANPDQAEYAGLIKINAANEDEDTPEYEFRIMGLVNKRELLQAGDPVQLQVDSAGHACNIVAVRKKRRATVDAVKGPFGFLAYEVDEGKKLFFHMSEVRDHAILQPGDQVEFVLITNQRTGKSSACNVTRLSDAVQQRPERLISRLRTTSLEDTGPKLTIVRQPRGPDGTRGFSQERSQHTPGAIQE from the exons ATGTCCAAAAATCCTCAGTGGAAAACGTTCCAGCCGCCAATCATGAACTCAGACCCTGCAATACTTGATTACAAGTCTATGACTATACCAAGTCCCAAAGTTATAACGGGAACACATCAACCAACAACcaatatttacagaaatgGTACCAATCATAGTGGTGATCATTATATGATGGATTCACCTCctggaaatggaaaaaattctatacaaTATGCTGGTTATCCCAACACTaaaatgtcacgtaatgaAGTTACCAGATTTCCTTTTGGAACATTTACAGGAATGGAAGGAAGTACTGGCTATACAGAAGAGCCAACAACAAATAATTCTACTTATCAAGATCAATTTGAGAATCAAGGACCTCGAGAAACTGGAataatcgaaaaattatta caTTCATATGGATTTATACAGTGCTGTGAAAGACAAGCGAGgttgttctttcattttagCCAATTTAGTGGTAATATAGAACACTTAAAAATTGGAGATCCCGTTGAATTTGAAATGACTTATGATCGACGGACAGGCAAACCTATTGCTAGTATTGTTAGTAAGATTGCTCCAGAAGTG gTGCTAAATGAAGAAAGAGTACTTGGAAATGTAACAACAGAATTGCATACAAATGGTGATACGCAAGGACGTATCAGTTATGAAAATCGTGGAGAGTGTTTTTTTCTGCCATATACAAAAGATGATGTTGAAGGCAATGTTACTTTGCGTGCTGGTGACAGAGTGTCATTTCAAATTGCTGAGACTCAACG TGGAAATTTGGGTGCATGTCATGTAAGGTTGGAAAATCCAACACGTCCAGTTCGCTATCGTGGAGTTGTATGctcgatgaaagaaaatttcggCTTCATTGAACGTGCTGACGTAGTTaaggaaattttctttcactttAGCGAAGCTAAATCTATGAAAGAAGAACTTAGACTAGGAGATGACgttgaatttataatacaaatacgaaat gGAAAAGAAGTAGCTTGTAATATTACTAAGCTACCACCTGGTTCAATAGTTTTTGAAGAAGTTAGCAATGAAGTAGTAAAAGGACAAGTATTGAAACCTCTGGAAAGGGGCACTGCAGCTCGTCATCAAAATGATCCCTTGCCTGGAAGAATTCGATATAGAGATACACATCATTCTGAAGTTGAGATTCCTTTTGGTGATAAAGATCAAAAAGGAGATTTTACTCTCAG ACATGGGGACTGGGTCCAATTTCGTATTGCTACAGATACTAGAGATCAACTCAAGAGAGctactgaaattttattgttatctgAATCCTTTACTGTATCCGGTGAAAGACGAGAACAAGGCATTATAGTTGCACTTAAAGATGGATTTGGCTTTATTCGTTGTGTAGATCGGGATACACgacttttttttcattttaatgaaGTCTTGGATGTTGATAGAGAAATTAGTGTAGGAGATGAGGTTGAATTTACAGTAATTCAA GACCCATCCtcttcattttcaaataatcgaCAAAGTGCAATTAGGTTGAAGCATTTACCAGCTGGTACAGTTCAATTCGAAAcaattatagaaaaagatttattgGGTACTATAATTCAGGGTATAAATGGCGTTGTACCTGGTCTTATtggatatacaaaagaaaatcaacaaaaaagCGTTATTTTCTTTAGTAAAGATTGTGATcctaaaaatattccaagacTTGGTGATAag GTTCAATTTAGTATCTGTCaagtaaaacgaaataaagaaCTTGTTGCAGTTAACATATCTCTAGTGAACTCTTCTGGTGAAAAAACTCAAAACGGCAACAAAAAATTGAATGATCAAGTTTGTCAAGGTTTCATTGCTGCACTTAAAGATGGATTTGGTTTTATTGAGACTGTAAATCatgataaagaaatattttttcacttcAG CAATTTTGAAGGGGATGTAGGAGCTTTGGAAGTAGGAGCTGATATTGAATGTACGATCAGTTCTGGAAATAGTAGGGGTAATGGTGGTTGCGTAGCCGCGGAATACGTCACATTGCTACCTCGTGGAAGCATTCCTAGGCCAACACCAGTTAGCGAAGTACTTGATGGAACGGTTATTAGACCTTTACGAAGTGCAAATCCTGACCAGGCAGAGTATGCTGgtttaataaagataaatgcCGCTAATGAAGACGAAGATACTCCGGAATATGAATTCAGAATTATGGGACTTGTGAACAAACGCGAGCTATTACAAGCTGGCGATCCTGTGCAATTACAGGTTGATTCAGCAGGTCACGCTTGTAATATTGTAGCAGTTAGGAAAAAGAGGAGAGCAACAGTTGATGCAGTGAAAGGTCCTTTCGGTTTTCTTGCTTATGAAGTTGATGAGGGTAAGAAGTTATTTTTCCACATGAGCGAAGTTCGAGATCATGCAATACTTCAACCAGGAGATCAGGTTGAATTCGTTTTGATTACGAATCAGCGTACTGGTAAATCATCTGCATGCAATGTAACGCGATTAag TGATGCAGTTCAACAACGACCCGAACGTCTGATCAGCCGTTTACGTACTACATCTTTGGAAGACACAGGTCCTAAATTAACAATAGTTAGACAACCAAGAGGGCCAGACGGCACACGTGGATTTAGTCAGGAAAGATCCCAGCATACCCCTGGTGCCATCCAAGAGTAA
- the LOC132916475 gene encoding neurogenic locus notch homolog protein 2-like, producing the protein MLPRLILPIILLLVIIGTLSKACDLDQMQYGCRIYSAQCRCGYGCSSEYRYNTNEDCKEALRGRRSDICYRSKPCLNGGSCLQISSDPGFKCRCEGTGYYGPHCDKPCPGPNNQRFRGPFPYECVVI; encoded by the exons ATGCTACCAAGACTGATACTACCAATAATTCTACTACTCGTTATTATAG GTACATTATCAAAAGCTTGCGATTTGGATCAAATGCAATATGGATGTCGCATATATAGTGCACAATGCAGATGCGGTTACGGTTGTTCTTCTGAATACAGATATAATACTAACGAAGATTGCAAAGAAGCGTTAAGAG gtAGGCGTAGTGATATATGTTATAGATCGAAACCTTGTTTGAATGGAGGATCATGTTTGCAAATATCATCAGATCCTGGATTTAAATGTCGCTGCGAAGGAACTGGTTATTACGGACCACATTGTGATAAAC CTTGCCCAGGACCAAATAACCAACGTTTCCGAGGACCATTTCCTTACGAATgtgttgtaatttaa